One segment of Fimbriimonadia bacterium DNA contains the following:
- the ribD gene encoding bifunctional diaminohydroxyphosphoribosylaminopyrimidine deaminase/5-amino-6-(5-phosphoribosylamino)uracil reductase RibD, producing the protein MVTRWSEEDLRFMRRALKLASRGYPAPNPLVGAVLVQNGEVVAEGYHRRVGTAHAEAIALEKAGAKARGATLYVTLEPCCHHGRTPPCTEAIVAAGVSRVVAAVKDPNPLVRGGGVRRLRRAGLRVEVGLLEDEARAQNRMHFHFHKTGRPWVTVKAAMSLDGKIATVTGESKWITDDDARRMAHRLRAEHAAVLVGARTAKLDRPNLTVRIPGVRAKPLRVLLDYHLRGPEASTLYDGEAETVVFFAKASVVTRKRLQSLPVRLEQVRGSEGRLDPREVLGRLASWGITSVLVEGGGEVIASFLEARVVDRVCFFYAPLIIGGAQAKTAVEGTGVETIARAVRLRNASMVRAGSGWMLDGEPDYPME; encoded by the coding sequence ATGGTCACCCGCTGGAGTGAGGAGGATCTGCGCTTCATGCGCAGGGCACTCAAGCTGGCCTCACGCGGCTACCCAGCCCCCAATCCCCTTGTAGGCGCCGTGTTGGTTCAAAACGGCGAGGTGGTCGCCGAAGGGTATCACCGGCGCGTGGGCACCGCCCATGCCGAGGCCATCGCACTCGAGAAGGCGGGTGCCAAGGCTCGAGGGGCCACGCTCTACGTGACGCTCGAACCGTGCTGCCACCACGGGCGCACCCCGCCGTGCACGGAGGCTATCGTCGCTGCAGGAGTCAGCCGTGTGGTTGCGGCAGTGAAAGACCCCAATCCACTGGTGAGGGGGGGCGGAGTCCGTAGACTTCGTCGAGCGGGGCTGCGCGTCGAGGTTGGGCTGCTCGAGGACGAGGCACGGGCTCAGAACCGTATGCACTTCCACTTCCACAAAACGGGTCGTCCGTGGGTTACCGTCAAAGCGGCGATGTCGCTCGATGGGAAGATCGCCACGGTCACGGGAGAGTCCAAGTGGATCACCGATGATGACGCCCGCCGGATGGCGCACAGGCTTCGTGCCGAACATGCCGCCGTGCTGGTTGGCGCCCGCACCGCGAAGTTAGACAGACCCAACCTCACGGTGCGGATTCCCGGCGTGAGGGCCAAGCCTCTGCGGGTGCTCCTGGACTATCACCTGCGTGGGCCCGAGGCAAGCACACTGTACGATGGCGAGGCTGAAACCGTCGTGTTCTTCGCCAAGGCTTCGGTCGTCACACGCAAACGGCTACAGTCACTACCGGTTCGACTGGAGCAGGTGAGGGGGTCGGAAGGCCGTCTGGACCCTAGGGAAGTGCTAGGGCGCCTCGCCTCTTGGGGTATCACATCCGTACTGGTCGAGGGCGGTGGCGAAGTGATCGCCTCGTTCTTGGAGGCCAGGGTGGTGGACCGCGTCTGCTTTTTCTACGCTCCCCTGATCATCGGCGGCGCACAGGCCAAGACAGCCGTGGAGGGGACGGGCGTGGAGACGATCGCCCGGGCCGTGCGCTTGCGAAATGCTTCGATGGTACGAGCCGGGAGTGGGTGGATGTTGGACGGTGAGCCGGACTACCCAATGGAGTAG
- a CDS encoding riboflavin synthase, whose product MFTGLIEAVGSVAEPLRSGRLWITAPFAGESGPGHSVAVNGVCLTVVEKRDDRLLFELSEETVERTALGSLTAGTRVNLERPLRADAELGGHFVQGHVDGVGKLVGVETLEDSWMFKFWAPTNLAAELVQKGSVAVDGISLTVVDLFPNGEFTIAIIPFTFEHTNLGTMQPGTPVNIETDILGKYVRRFMELRQSSQAVEV is encoded by the coding sequence ATGTTTACGGGTCTTATCGAGGCCGTCGGTTCGGTTGCGGAGCCCCTTCGCAGCGGCAGGCTATGGATCACCGCGCCTTTCGCCGGGGAGTCTGGTCCCGGCCACAGCGTGGCAGTCAACGGCGTTTGCCTCACTGTCGTCGAGAAGCGCGACGACCGGCTGCTGTTCGAGCTCTCAGAGGAAACGGTCGAGCGCACTGCACTCGGCTCACTGACGGCTGGGACTCGGGTGAACCTCGAGAGGCCCCTGCGAGCGGATGCGGAACTGGGCGGCCATTTCGTACAAGGCCACGTGGACGGCGTCGGCAAACTGGTGGGAGTGGAGACGCTCGAGGACTCCTGGATGTTCAAGTTCTGGGCGCCCACGAACCTTGCCGCAGAGCTGGTTCAGAAGGGTTCGGTTGCTGTAGACGGTATCAGCCTGACCGTCGTGGACCTCTTTCCAAACGGCGAGTTCACTATCGCCATCATCCCCTTCACGTTCGAGCACACCAACTTGGGCACCATGCAGCCCGGAACGCCCGTGAACATCGAAACGGACATCCTGGGCAAATACGTTCGAAGATTCATGGAGTTGCGGCAATCGTCGCAGGCGGTAGAAGTGTAA
- a CDS encoding bifunctional 3,4-dihydroxy-2-butanone-4-phosphate synthase/GTP cyclohydrolase II — translation MPDSPDVSPSPFAKIEEALEDIRQGRMIIVVDDADRENEGDFVMAAEKVTPEAANFMLTHGRGLLCVPCDPKRLEQLGIGMMVVDNTAKLGTQFTETIDAANGISTGTSAYDRALTIRLMCNPKSTPADFARPGHVLPLRAAVGGVLRRAGHTEAAVDLPRLAGLQPIGVLCEILKDDGTMARVPELLELAHRFGMKIVTIADIIEYRSRTEKLVRRACPAIAFPTHFGHFTLHVYEADTNANPYIALTMGSVDDGEPVLTRVHSSCTTGDVLASLRCDCGDQVVAALGLIAQEGRGVLLYINQEGRGIGLLNKLKAYALQDAGMDTVEANVALGFKSDLRDYGLGAQILRDLGLRKIRLMTNNPSKVAGLQGYGLEIVEHVPLVVPPNQYNMMYLRAKRLKMGHWLPEQDGPEEAEPSGLS, via the coding sequence ATGCCAGACTCGCCCGACGTGTCGCCTAGCCCCTTCGCGAAGATCGAAGAAGCCCTCGAAGACATTCGACAGGGCCGCATGATCATCGTGGTTGACGATGCGGACCGCGAGAACGAGGGCGACTTCGTGATGGCTGCGGAGAAGGTCACTCCCGAGGCCGCCAACTTCATGCTGACGCATGGGCGGGGTCTCTTGTGCGTCCCGTGTGACCCGAAGCGGCTGGAACAGCTAGGCATCGGCATGATGGTGGTGGACAACACCGCGAAGCTCGGCACGCAGTTCACCGAGACGATCGACGCAGCGAACGGGATCAGCACCGGCACCTCGGCGTACGATCGCGCACTCACCATCCGCCTCATGTGTAACCCAAAGTCTACGCCCGCCGACTTCGCTAGGCCTGGCCATGTCCTCCCCTTGCGCGCTGCAGTGGGCGGAGTGCTCCGCCGGGCAGGTCATACCGAAGCCGCCGTAGACCTCCCACGCCTGGCCGGCCTTCAGCCCATCGGCGTGCTCTGCGAGATTCTCAAGGATGACGGAACCATGGCTCGGGTGCCGGAACTGTTGGAACTGGCGCACCGCTTCGGCATGAAGATCGTGACCATCGCAGACATCATCGAGTACCGCAGTCGCACCGAGAAGTTGGTCCGCCGTGCGTGTCCCGCCATCGCCTTCCCGACCCACTTCGGGCACTTCACGCTGCACGTGTACGAGGCAGACACGAACGCCAACCCTTATATCGCCCTCACCATGGGCAGCGTGGACGACGGGGAGCCGGTGCTTACCCGGGTGCACTCGAGCTGCACCACTGGGGACGTGCTGGCATCCCTGCGCTGCGACTGCGGAGACCAGGTAGTCGCGGCACTCGGCCTCATCGCTCAGGAGGGTCGGGGAGTGTTGCTCTACATCAACCAGGAGGGGCGCGGCATCGGGTTGCTCAACAAACTGAAGGCGTATGCGCTGCAAGACGCCGGTATGGACACCGTCGAGGCTAACGTGGCGCTGGGGTTCAAGTCGGACCTGCGGGACTACGGGCTCGGCGCCCAGATTCTTCGCGATCTGGGGCTCCGAAAGATCCGGCTGATGACGAACAACCCGTCGAAGGTTGCAGGACTGCAGGGCTACGGCTTGGAGATCGTGGAGCACGTTCCTCTGGTTGTTCCACCGAACCAGTACAACATGATGTACCTCCGGGCGAAACGGCTGAAGATGGGTCACTGGCTGCCTGAGCAAGATGGGCCCGAAGAGGCTGAGCCTTCGGGTCTGTCCTAG
- a CDS encoding 6,7-dimethyl-8-ribityllumazine synthase — translation MASTVFEGDLRHETARFGIVVSRWNDLVTRRLLDGALGALARYDVGDDRVEVVWVPGCWETPLAADALLRTGRVQAVICVGAILRGETPHAEYLASTVSHSLNRLAAERGMPVSWGVLTCDTLDQALERAGSKMGNKGAEAALAALEMVSLLDKVKQGG, via the coding sequence ATGGCATCCACCGTCTTCGAAGGTGATCTCCGGCACGAAACCGCCCGATTCGGCATTGTCGTGTCCCGATGGAACGACTTGGTGACTCGTAGACTGCTCGATGGCGCCCTCGGCGCCCTTGCCCGCTACGACGTCGGCGATGATCGGGTCGAGGTGGTTTGGGTGCCGGGATGCTGGGAGACGCCCCTTGCCGCAGATGCACTGCTCAGAACGGGCAGGGTCCAGGCCGTGATCTGCGTCGGTGCGATTCTGCGAGGCGAAACGCCACACGCCGAATACCTGGCCTCGACGGTCTCACACTCCCTCAATCGGCTCGCTGCCGAGCGCGGGATGCCAGTGTCCTGGGGCGTTCTGACCTGCGACACGCTGGATCAGGCCCTCGAGCGTGCCGGGTCGAAGATGGGCAACAAGGGGGCGGAGGCCGCTTTGGCGGCTCTCGAGATGGTATCGCTGCTCGACAAGGTCAAGCAGGGGGGCTAG
- a CDS encoding trypsin-like peptidase domain-containing protein, with translation MRRVAGITLILLALGLGAVFVLRYIEALTPADPQQALEVLERPARRVSLAAQPDFVQAVKKLSPAVVAIDVMGVRRQGFFLTQFAGQGSGVVISPDGYVVTNAHVVQGAHEIRVRTISGGEYDGFVVGKDEEHDVAVLKVRANKLAYAELGDSSTLQVGEWVLALGNPLGYENTLTVGVVSATNRQLREAGAGFTGLIQTDAAINQGNSGGALANIHGQVVGINTVIVSPTGGSIGLGFAVPINRVKEIAKRIISGQRPLIPYIGLVPYRGISLSDPGLREALAQELGVSTVPNTGVIVEKVWPLSPAQEAGLRPLDVIVSLNGRGLRTSDDFWNVLGSAEVGGVLKARVWRMGVEREVTIAVRDLPPNVDRGE, from the coding sequence GTGAGGCGGGTAGCTGGAATCACCCTGATTCTGCTCGCTTTGGGGTTGGGTGCAGTGTTTGTGTTGCGCTACATCGAGGCCTTGACGCCTGCCGACCCACAGCAAGCCCTGGAAGTGCTGGAGCGGCCCGCCCGCAGGGTATCCCTCGCCGCCCAGCCCGATTTCGTGCAGGCCGTCAAGAAGCTGTCGCCCGCAGTAGTGGCCATTGATGTGATGGGAGTGAGGCGACAGGGATTCTTCCTCACCCAATTCGCAGGCCAGGGTTCCGGGGTGGTGATCTCCCCGGATGGGTACGTCGTGACGAACGCTCACGTGGTTCAGGGCGCACACGAGATTCGCGTGCGGACCATCTCCGGAGGCGAGTACGATGGCTTCGTGGTGGGAAAAGACGAGGAGCACGACGTCGCGGTCCTGAAGGTCAGAGCCAACAAGTTGGCCTACGCCGAACTAGGGGATAGCAGTACGCTCCAGGTAGGTGAGTGGGTGCTTGCGCTCGGCAACCCGCTGGGATATGAAAATACATTGACAGTGGGAGTGGTCAGCGCCACCAATCGCCAACTTCGTGAGGCCGGTGCGGGCTTCACGGGGCTCATCCAGACCGATGCTGCCATCAACCAAGGCAACTCGGGTGGTGCGTTGGCAAACATCCACGGCCAGGTCGTGGGGATCAACACCGTGATCGTCTCGCCCACTGGCGGAAGCATCGGGCTAGGTTTTGCCGTGCCCATCAACCGCGTGAAGGAGATCGCCAAGCGAATCATCAGCGGCCAACGTCCGCTCATTCCCTACATCGGGCTCGTACCCTACAGGGGCATCAGCCTCTCTGACCCTGGGCTGCGTGAGGCCCTGGCTCAGGAACTGGGTGTTTCGACGGTGCCGAATACCGGTGTGATCGTCGAAAAGGTGTGGCCGTTATCGCCGGCACAGGAGGCGGGTCTGCGGCCACTCGATGTGATTGTCAGTCTGAACGGACGTGGGCTACGCACCTCGGACGACTTCTGGAACGTGCTAGGTAGCGCGGAAGTAGGTGGAGTGCTCAAAGCTCGCGTTTGGAGAATGGGAGTCGAAAGGGAGGTTACGATCGCCGTACGGGACTTGCCGCCCAACGTGGACCGTGGCGAATAG